One window of the Lodderomyces elongisporus chromosome 6, complete sequence genome contains the following:
- the PUT2 gene encoding 1-pyrroline-5-carboxylate dehydrogenase, giving the protein MLRVNNVRMFSKVVSRATSGTGKARSLSRLSSATTATKTNIATPCLASVGVRFASQLSHVKTPPNLQNEPVKNFGFNDVKDWDLLRASLTKFTDDGALKVPIVIGGEKIYRDDIKPQLNPADHSQNLADVSQATVEDVRTAIDAAKAAKLKWSQTSWTDRAAIFLKAADLISTKYRYDILAATMLGQGKNVYQAEIDSIAELIDFFKFNVKYAEELYGQQPLQTSPGVWNRAEYRPLEGFVYAVTPFNFTAIAANLVGAPALMGNTVVWKPSATAALSNYLLLTILEEAGLPKGVINFIPGDPVEVTDTVLNDKDFAALHFTGSTDVFKHLYHKISTGVLQDKYRDFPRIVGETGGKNFHLIHPSASLHHSALSTLRGAFEYQGQKCSATSRLYVPESLWPEFRDILAGQMSQISVGNTSSSTSLNSFVGPVIHEQSFDKLANAIDQAKNDPELEIISGGSYDKSKGFYVQPTLIKTTNPEHEFLTKEFFGPILTAYVYPDSQYEQIIQSIDSVTKYGLTGSIFARDRDAIRLAEENLRYSAGNFYINDKSTGAVVGQQWFGGARASGTNDKAGSANILSRFVSVRNIKENFYELTDFRYPSNYQ; this is encoded by the coding sequence atgttAAGAGTCAACAACGTTAGAATGTTTTCCAAGGTGGTCCTGCGGGCCACCTCAGGAACAGGCAAGGCCAGATCTTTGTCACGCTTgtcatcagcaacaacggcaacaaaaacaaatattgCAACTCCTTGTTTAGCATCTGTTGGAGTTAGATTTGCTTCTCAGCTCTCACACGTTAAAACCCCACCAAACCTTCAAAATGAGCCTGTCAAAAACTTTGGTTTCAACGATGTCAAGGATTGGGATCTTTTACGCGCATCATTGACCAAGTTTACCGATGATGGAGCATTGAAAGTGCCAATTGTTATTGGCGGCGAGAAGATTTACCGTGATGACATCAAGCCTCAATTGAACCCTGCTGACCACTCGCAAAACTTGGCTGACGTTTCTCAAGCTACTGTTGAGGATGTTCGCACTGCAATTGATGCCGCCAAGGCTGCCAAGCTCAAGTGGTCACAAACCTCATGGACTGATCGTGCTGCTATTTTCCTTAAAGCTGCAGATTTGATCTCTACCAAATACCGTTATGACATACTTGCTGCCACAATGTTGGGTCAGGGTAAAAACGTTTACCAGGCTGAAATTGACAGTATTGCCGAGTTGATTGATTTCTTCAAGTTTAATGTCAAGTACGCCGAAGAGTTGTATGGACAACAACCATTGCAAACATCGCCTGGTGTGTGGAACCGCGCTGAGTATAGGCCATTGGAAGGTTTTGTTTATGCGGTGACGCCATTCAATTTTACCGCTATTGCAGCAAATTTGGTTGGAGCTCCAGCATTAATGGGAAACACGGTTGTTTGGAAACCATCCGCTACTGCTGCCTTGTCCAACTATTTGTTGCTCACTATTTTGGAAGAGGCTGGTTTGCCAAAGGGTGTGATTAACTTTATTCCTGGTGACCCAGTTGAAGTAACTGACACTGTGTTGAACGACAAGGACTTTGCCGCATTACACTTTACAGGATCCACTGATGTCTTTAAGCACCTTTACCACAAAATCAGTACAGGTGTTTTGCAGGACAAGTATAGAGATTTCCCAAGAATAGTTGGTGAGACTGGTGGTAAGAACTTCCATCTTATCCATCCAAGTGCATCGTTGCACCACTCTGCATTGTCTACATTGCGTGGAGCATTTGAGTACCAAGGACAGAAATGTTCGGCAACTTCTAGATTGTACGTCCCAGAGTCCCTCTGGCCAGAGTTTAGAGATATCTTGGCCGGTCAAATGTCTCAGATTAGTGTAGGTAACACCTCGAGTTCCACTTCGCTCAACTCATTTGTTGGTCCAGTGATTCACGAACAATCTTTTGACAAGTTAGCCAATGCTATTGATCAAGCCAAGAACGATCCTGAGTTGGAGATTATCAGTGGAGGTTCTTATGACAAGAGCAAAGGTTTCTATGTTCAGCCAACATTGATTAAAACCACAAACCCAGAACATGAGTTTTTAACAAAGGAGTTCTTTGGACCAATTTTGACTGCGTATGTATACCCTGACTCGCAGTATGAGCAAATCATTCAATCTATTGACTCGGTGACCAAATATGGATTGACTGGCTCTATATTTGCCAGGGACAGGGATGCTATTAGATTAGCTGAGGAGAATTTGAGATACTCTGCTGGTAACTTTTACATTAACGACAAGTCAACAGGTGCAGTTGTTGGACAGCAATGGTTCGGTGGTGCTAGAGCCTCTGGTACAAATGACAAAGCTGGAAGTGCAAATATCTTGTCAAGATTTGTCTCTGTGAGAAACATCAAGGAGAACTTCTACGAGCTTACAGATTTCAGATACCCATCCAATTACCAGTAA